AGCGGCAGCAACAGACACAAGTTGTTTCGGAGAAACATCCATTAAATCAATATTTTCTGGCTTTGCTAAACCTATTTCACCAGCTGTCCTAACTGGAATTACTGCGTCACGCTTTGATATTCAACCCACGTTCGGCCGCCGCTACAACCGATCATGGGGCTTTTTTGAGCCTAAACTGAGTTTACGCCATACACAATTTGCACTCGATGACCAGGCGCCTGGCGTAGACAGCAATCAGACGCGGACTCTACCCATCAGCAGCCTCGATAGTGGTTTATACTTTGACAAACCACTGGCTTTGGGTAAACGCGCCTTTATTCATACCCTTGAGCCGCGCTTGTTTTACTTGCACGTGCCGTTCAAAGACCAGGACGCTATCCCCATCTTTGATACCGGCCTTAATGACTTCACCTTTGAACAACTGTTCCGTGATAATCGTTTTTCCGGCGGTGACCGCGTGGGTGATGCCAATCAACTCGCCTTAGCCGTCACTTCACGGCTGATCGATGATGAAAGTGGTGATGAGCTGGTCCGGCTCGCCTTAGGCCAAATTCGCCATTTTCGTGATCGTAAAGTGACGCTCAACGGCGGCGCAATAGACACCGATAACACTTCTGATTTTGTTGCCCGCATCGATGCTATGCCTAACGGACGCTGGCGCGCCAGCGCTGAATGGCAGTGGGATCCTGATGACGAAAATTCAGTCAAAACCACCGTCAGTCTGCAATACCGTCCAACACCCGATCGCGGGCTAAATCTATCCTATCGCGCCCGCGACCCCTCAGCTATCGCTACCCCGGACACGCCGGTATTGGAGCAAACGGATGTGTCGTTTTTTTGGCCGCTAAACCAGCGTTGGCGTGCTGTCGGCCGCTGGAACTATTCGCTGGATCGCAGCCAAACACTGGAGTCCTTTGCCGGCATTGAATATGAGCAGTGCTGCTGGCGCTTATCCTTCGTCAGACGCGAGTTCATTAACGATATTAACGCCAGTGATGAAAGCAACACCGCTTTTCTTGTGCAGTTAGAGCTAAAAGGCCTCACCAGCATTGGCGGGGGCATCGATAGCTTGCTCGAAAATGGTATCCTTGGTTATCAACGATAAAGGTTTTTTTACAATGCAACACCGCTATTTCCATGTGCCCTCAGGGCATGCTGTTTTTCGCCTTGGCTTACGTGTGCCACTTACCCCCACGCTTTCGCGGGGGCTGGCTCTCGGAATACTACTTACCGGTATGGTCAGTTTTATTGGCTCAGCACACTCCGCTGACGAGGCGATCCCGCTTGATAGCATCGTCGCCGTTGTTAACGATGACATCATCACCAGCACCGAGCTAGGCGCCGAAGTCCAGCGCGTTAGCCAGGAACTGCGCCGCCGTAATACCCAGGCACCTAGCCTGGATGTCTTGCAAAAACAGGTACTAGAACGATTAGTTAACCGCAAAATACAATTACAAACCGCCCAACGTGCCAATATCGTCGTCGATGATGAAACCTTAAACCGTACGCTGACCAATATTGCTGCCGAAAGTAATTTGACCTTATCGCAGTTTCGCCAAGTATTAGTCCGTGACGGCATTAGCTTTGAGAAATTTCGTGAAAACATACGCGAGGAAATTACCTTAAACCGTTTTTACCAGCGCCAAATTGATAGCCGTGTTTCCATCAGCGATGCTGATATCACTGCCTTTCTTGAAACTCAACAAACGCAGGGCAATATTAACGTCGACTATCAGTTAGGTCATATTCTCATCGCTATACCTGAAAATGCCAATGCAGAAGAAGTCACTTTAGCGCGCGAAAAAGCTAAAGTCATTGTCACACGCCTAACACAAGGTGCTAATTTTGCTGAAATAGCGGTCGCCGAATCGGACGGTAGCACCGCGCTCGATGGCGGCAATCTTGGTTGGCGTGCAGCGAATGAGTTACCCACTTTATTTGCGCCTGTTGTACCCAGCATGGCCAAAGGCGATATCAGCAGTGTCATCAAAAGCACCAGTGGCTTTCACATTATAAAGCTGCTTGATAGCCGTGACACCGATACGCAAATCGTTAAACAAACCCAGGCACGGCACATTCTCGTCACCAATAGAGACCGTAGTAAAGAAGAAGCTTTAGCACTTGCGCAAACATTTCATCAACGCCTTGTCGACGGTGAAGGCTTTGCCTTGCTGGCAAAAGAGCACTCAGATGATCTTGGCTCAGGTAAAGAAGGTGGCAACCTTGGCTGGGTTAGCCCTGGCGCCACTGTCGCGCCTTTTGAAAAGGCAATGAACGCATTGGCCATTGGAGCAATGAGCGAACCTATCGAAACTCAATTTGGTTGGCATATTATTCATGTCAGTGATCGCCGTGATTTCGATGCAACAGAAACAGTGAAAAAAAACCGTGCGCGCGACATCGTGCGCCAACGTCGCATCGAAGAAGAGCGCCGAACGGAGCTACGTCGGCTGCGTGATGACGCCTACGTCGAGTTACGCCTCTAAGCAACCTCCCCTGTTATGTCATGAATACAGCCTATTGACTAATAGGTTTATCTAACCCAGAAAACCAAAGGTTTCCTAACATTTCAATACCCGAAAATAAAAACCATCTATGAGAACATGTAAACGTATCGCCATTACCCCTGGCGAACCTGCCGGCATTGGCCCTGACATCTGTCTTGCCTTGACACAAGAAGCAGGTGATCACGAACTCATTTTTATTGCCGACCTTGCTCTAATGCAAAAACGCGCAGAAACACTG
This sequence is a window from Gammaproteobacteria bacterium. Protein-coding genes within it:
- a CDS encoding peptidylprolyl isomerase translates to MQHRYFHVPSGHAVFRLGLRVPLTPTLSRGLALGILLTGMVSFIGSAHSADEAIPLDSIVAVVNDDIITSTELGAEVQRVSQELRRRNTQAPSLDVLQKQVLERLVNRKIQLQTAQRANIVVDDETLNRTLTNIAAESNLTLSQFRQVLVRDGISFEKFRENIREEITLNRFYQRQIDSRVSISDADITAFLETQQTQGNINVDYQLGHILIAIPENANAEEVTLAREKAKVIVTRLTQGANFAEIAVAESDGSTALDGGNLGWRAANELPTLFAPVVPSMAKGDISSVIKSTSGFHIIKLLDSRDTDTQIVKQTQARHILVTNRDRSKEEALALAQTFHQRLVDGEGFALLAKEHSDDLGSGKEGGNLGWVSPGATVAPFEKAMNALAIGAMSEPIETQFGWHIIHVSDRRDFDATETVKKNRARDIVRQRRIEEERRTELRRLRDDAYVELRL
- the lptD gene encoding LPS assembly protein LptD; translated protein: AAATDTSCFGETSIKSIFSGFAKPISPAVLTGITASRFDIQPTFGRRYNRSWGFFEPKLSLRHTQFALDDQAPGVDSNQTRTLPISSLDSGLYFDKPLALGKRAFIHTLEPRLFYLHVPFKDQDAIPIFDTGLNDFTFEQLFRDNRFSGGDRVGDANQLALAVTSRLIDDESGDELVRLALGQIRHFRDRKVTLNGGAIDTDNTSDFVARIDAMPNGRWRASAEWQWDPDDENSVKTTVSLQYRPTPDRGLNLSYRARDPSAIATPDTPVLEQTDVSFFWPLNQRWRAVGRWNYSLDRSQTLESFAGIEYEQCCWRLSFVRREFINDINASDESNTAFLVQLELKGLTSIGGGIDSLLENGILGYQR